The Streptomyces sp. HUAS CB01 genome has a segment encoding these proteins:
- a CDS encoding SpoIIE family protein phosphatase: MAEPGVETRTRNSEITARAAASFEPVGRSVATARAFVRDTLQGWGHSDVVDDAVVLTSELVTNAVIHAGTAAEVLCLRTGEGVRVEVADRYPEREIPMQGGSRAVHPDRENGRGLLLCAALASRWGVEYTPTHKHVWFQLDLPQRAVGTRSAGPVLPVDLLPVADERVRVAVVQIDRNGAIGSWNDDAELLFGYAADQVLGKPLGDLAAWPHTPGIGTGLAEALQLSRWEGSYGVRGTDGRVVPVYASHLRVRGTRGEASTVCLLVRDYERAVLQTPTRAAAADGAGHDNRNADPFEVFIGSPAPDDLDGLLQRTVERARDMLDGDAAFLLLATDDETELEVRATTGLPSARQRFARVPVEAGTGRYGSARMPAVHEDLTAVPGAVPLLSGTGMRSVVTVPLKVEGRLTGSLGVAAESSGRYSNEEALRLQFAADRIALAVESARLGELERLRRGSLSFLVEASDLLAGTLDRDQTLALMAQMTVPTLATWCAVYTISDQSSEPYLSYVLHEDEERIDGLKALLAKIEPPDPVPTPGARVWTAPAEAAHQAALRTSMRELGLGAAHVSSGIGTTLATASAVGGETVVLPLVARNRVIGMLTLGKPSDDHFRQEILELAEDLSRRAALALDNARLYSERTAISQSLQRSLLPPGLPQVPGVEVEVIYRAAGEGNEVGGDFYDLFPIRDGAYGFAIGDVCGTGPEAAAVTGLARHALRLLAREGFGGPAVLERLNAAILDEGARSRFLTLLYGELWPQEDGSALLKVVCAGHPLPLRLRQDGSVEPAAEPQPLLGVMEDLELYEQTVTLDPGDVLLCVTDGVTERREGTRMLGDDGLTDVLTTCTGLTAGAVAARVLRAVERFAAEPASDDMAILAMRVPEPHAN; the protein is encoded by the coding sequence ATGGCCGAGCCGGGCGTCGAGACGCGTACGAGGAATTCCGAGATCACCGCACGGGCGGCTGCCAGCTTCGAACCGGTCGGGCGGTCGGTGGCCACGGCGCGCGCGTTCGTCCGCGACACCCTCCAGGGCTGGGGGCACTCCGACGTCGTCGACGACGCCGTCGTCCTCACCAGTGAGCTCGTGACCAATGCGGTGATCCACGCCGGCACCGCCGCCGAGGTGCTCTGTCTGCGCACGGGCGAAGGCGTACGGGTCGAGGTCGCCGACCGCTATCCGGAGCGCGAGATCCCCATGCAGGGCGGCAGCAGAGCCGTCCACCCCGACCGGGAGAACGGACGCGGACTACTGCTCTGCGCCGCGCTCGCCTCGCGCTGGGGCGTCGAGTACACGCCGACGCACAAGCACGTCTGGTTCCAACTCGACCTGCCGCAGCGCGCCGTGGGCACCCGCTCCGCCGGCCCCGTCCTCCCCGTCGACCTCCTCCCCGTCGCCGACGAGCGCGTCCGCGTCGCCGTCGTCCAGATCGACCGCAACGGCGCCATCGGCTCCTGGAACGACGACGCCGAACTCCTCTTCGGGTACGCGGCCGACCAGGTGCTCGGCAAGCCCCTCGGCGACCTCGCCGCCTGGCCGCACACGCCCGGCATCGGCACCGGTCTCGCCGAGGCGCTCCAACTCTCCCGCTGGGAGGGGAGCTACGGCGTCCGCGGCACGGACGGCCGCGTCGTCCCCGTCTACGCCTCGCACCTCCGCGTGCGCGGCACCCGGGGCGAGGCCTCGACCGTCTGCCTGCTGGTGCGCGACTACGAGCGCGCCGTGCTCCAGACGCCGACGCGCGCTGCCGCGGCGGACGGCGCCGGCCACGACAACCGCAACGCCGATCCCTTCGAGGTCTTCATCGGCTCCCCGGCCCCCGACGACCTCGACGGCCTGCTCCAGCGCACGGTCGAACGCGCCCGCGACATGCTCGACGGCGACGCGGCGTTCCTGCTGCTGGCCACCGACGACGAGACCGAACTCGAGGTTCGGGCCACCACCGGACTCCCCTCGGCCCGCCAGCGCTTCGCCCGGGTCCCGGTCGAGGCGGGCACGGGACGCTACGGCTCGGCCCGGATGCCGGCCGTCCACGAGGACCTCACCGCGGTCCCCGGAGCCGTCCCCCTCCTCAGCGGCACCGGGATGCGGTCCGTGGTCACCGTCCCGCTCAAGGTCGAGGGCCGGCTCACCGGCTCCCTGGGCGTCGCCGCCGAGTCCTCGGGCCGCTACTCCAACGAGGAGGCGCTGCGCCTGCAGTTCGCCGCCGACCGCATCGCGCTCGCGGTCGAGTCCGCGCGCCTGGGCGAGTTGGAGCGGCTGCGCCGGGGTTCCCTCAGCTTCCTCGTCGAGGCCTCGGACCTGCTGGCGGGCACGCTCGACCGCGACCAGACGCTGGCGCTCATGGCCCAGATGACGGTGCCGACGCTCGCCACCTGGTGCGCCGTGTACACGATCTCCGACCAGTCCTCCGAGCCGTACCTCTCGTACGTCCTCCACGAGGACGAGGAGCGCATCGACGGGCTCAAGGCCCTGCTCGCCAAGATCGAGCCGCCGGACCCGGTCCCGACGCCCGGCGCGCGTGTGTGGACCGCCCCGGCCGAGGCCGCTCACCAGGCCGCCCTGCGCACGTCGATGCGTGAACTCGGCCTCGGCGCCGCCCATGTCTCGTCCGGCATCGGCACGACCCTGGCCACTGCTTCCGCGGTCGGCGGCGAGACCGTGGTCCTCCCTCTCGTCGCCCGGAACCGCGTCATCGGCATGCTGACCCTCGGCAAGCCGTCCGACGACCACTTCCGCCAGGAGATCCTGGAGCTCGCCGAGGACCTGTCCCGCCGGGCCGCCCTCGCCCTGGACAACGCCAGGCTCTACTCCGAGCGCACGGCCATCAGCCAGTCGCTGCAGCGCAGTCTGCTGCCGCCGGGCCTGCCCCAGGTGCCGGGCGTCGAGGTGGAGGTCATCTACCGCGCGGCCGGTGAGGGCAACGAGGTCGGCGGAGATTTCTACGACCTCTTCCCCATCCGCGACGGGGCGTACGGCTTCGCCATCGGCGACGTCTGCGGAACGGGCCCGGAGGCCGCCGCGGTCACCGGCCTGGCCCGGCACGCCCTGCGTCTGCTCGCGCGGGAGGGCTTCGGCGGCCCGGCGGTGCTGGAGCGGCTCAACGCGGCGATCCTCGACGAGGGTGCCCGCAGCCGCTTCCTCACCCTGCTGTACGGCGAGCTGTGGCCCCAGGAGGACGGCTCGGCGTTGCTGAAGGTCGTCTGTGCCGGACACCCGCTGCCGCTGCGACTGCGCCAGGACGGCTCGGTGGAGCCCGCGGCCGAACCCCAGCCGCTGCTGGGCGTGATGGAGGACCTGGAGCTGTACGAGCAGACGGTCACCCTCGACCCGGGTGACGTCCTGCTCTGTGTCACCGACGGTGTCACGGAGCGCCGTGAGGGCACGCGCATGCTCGGGGACGACGGTCTGACCGACGTCCTGACGACGTGTACGGGCCTGACGGCCGGCGCGGTCGCGGCACGTGTTCTGCGCGCGGTCGAGCGTTTCGCGGCCGAGCCCGCCTCGGACGACATGGCGATCCTCGCGATGCGCGTCCCGGAACCGCACGCCAACTGA
- a CDS encoding HAMP domain-containing protein, which translates to MESGATARGAGTRAQGGQSRRNQSRGGATPVDTAALNRLLAALSAMRDGNFRKRLTVSGDGVMAEIAAVFNEVADRNLHLTGELARVRRVVGREGKLTERLDPGACEGSWAAAIEASNELVDDLARPVSEVGRVLSAVAEGDLEQRMELRSHAENGSDGAVRPLRGEFLKVARTVNNLVDQLSAFTDEVTRVALEVGTEGKLGGQAQVRGMSGSWKDLTDSVNTMAYRLTAQVRDIALVTTAVAKGDLSRKVTVHVAGEMLQLKNTVNTMVDQLSSFSSEVTRVAREVGTEGELGGQAMVPGVAGVWKDLTDSVNTMAGNLTSQVRGIAEVTTAVANGDLSQKVTVSARGEVAQLAETINQMTETLRTFADEVTRVASEVGAEGLLGGQAQVPGAAGTWKDLTDSVNTVFRNLTTQVRDIAQVTTAVANGDLSQKVTVDVAGEMLELKNTVNTMVDQLQSFGSEVTRVAREVGVEGRLGGQAEVPGAAGTWKDLTDSVNTAFRNLTGQVRDIAQVTTAVANGDLSQKVTVDVAGEMLELKNTVNTMVAQLSSFADQVTRMARDVGTEGRLGGQARVDGVSGTWKELTDSVNFMAGNLTSQVRQIAQVTTAVARGDLSQKIDVDARGEILELKNTINTMVDQLSAFAEQVTRVAREVGTDGRLGGQAQVPGVAGVWRDLTDSVNGMAGNLTAQVRNIAQVATAVARGDLSQKIDVDARGEILELKNTLNTMVDQLSNFAEQVTRVAREVGTEGILGGQAEVQGVSGTWKDLTQSVNFMANNLTSQVRNIAEVTTAVAKGDLSKKITVDAKGEILELVTTVNTMVDQLSNFADEVTRVAREVGTEGILGGQARVRGVTGIWKDLSDNVNLMANNLTSQVRNISRVSSAVANGDLTKKVTVEARGEVAELADTVNTMVTTLSSFAAEVTRVAREVGTEGILGGQARVPGVAGTWKDLTESVNSMASNLTGQVRQIATVTTAIAKGDLTKKIDIDARGEIQDLKDTINTMVDQLSSFAEEVTRVAREVGTDGMLGGQARVRDVDGTWRDLTESVNEMAGNLTRQVRAIAAVATAVTRGDLNLKIDVDAAGEIQVLQDNINTMIANLRDTTLANEEQDWLKGNLARISGLMQGRRDLNDVASLIMSELTPVVSAQHGAFFLAMPTGGGDELGPGGESSYELVMRASYGYSAGLMPTSFRPGETLIGTAAEEKRTIQVNVPPGYLKISSGLGEASPAHVIVLPVLFEGKVLGVIELASFQPFTQIQRDFLNQIAEMIATSVNTISVNTKTEVLLKQSQELTEQLRERSEELENRQKALQSSNAELEEKAELLAQQNRDIEVKNTEIEEARQVLEERAEQLAVSMRYKSEFLANMSHELRTPLNSLLILAKLLADNADTNLTPKQVEFAETIHGAGSDLLQLINDILDLSKVEAGKMDVSPTRIALVQLVDYVEATFRPLTAEKGLDFSVRVSPELPATLHTDEQRLLQVLRNLLSNAVKFTDTGAVELVIRPANADVPQSIREQLLEAGSLRDADGDLIAFSVTDTGIGIAASKMRVIFEAFKQADGTTSRKYGGTGLGLSISREIARLLGGEIHAASEPGRGSTFTLYLPLHPSELPPQGYPQLVPGSETPAPAMDDVSADELPQESSAGEANNAPGTLFRRRRKALGATDLRHALPGQPTAASGSPQESWTGQSPQEPGPEPRRTYEFHSEKVLIVDDDIRNVFALTSVLEQHGLSVLYAENGREGIEVLEQHDDVTVVLMDIMMPEMDGYATTTAIRRMPQFAGLPIIALTAKAMKGDREKAIESGASDYVTKPVDPDHLLSVMEQWMRGK; encoded by the coding sequence GTGGAGTCTGGTGCAACGGCGCGTGGCGCCGGCACGCGCGCACAAGGCGGACAGTCCCGGAGGAATCAGTCACGCGGGGGAGCGACCCCGGTGGACACCGCGGCTCTGAACCGGCTTCTCGCGGCCCTGTCGGCCATGCGGGACGGGAACTTCCGCAAGCGGCTGACGGTCTCGGGCGACGGTGTCATGGCCGAGATCGCGGCCGTCTTCAACGAGGTCGCGGACCGCAATCTGCACCTGACCGGAGAGCTCGCGCGCGTCCGGCGTGTCGTCGGCCGTGAGGGAAAACTCACGGAGCGGCTGGACCCCGGTGCCTGCGAGGGCTCCTGGGCCGCGGCGATCGAGGCGTCCAACGAGCTGGTGGACGACCTGGCGCGCCCGGTGTCCGAGGTGGGCCGCGTGCTGTCGGCGGTCGCGGAGGGCGATCTGGAGCAGCGCATGGAGCTGCGGTCGCACGCCGAGAACGGCTCGGACGGTGCGGTGCGGCCACTGCGCGGTGAGTTCCTGAAGGTCGCGCGCACGGTGAACAACCTCGTGGACCAGCTGTCCGCGTTCACCGACGAAGTGACGCGGGTCGCACTGGAGGTCGGTACCGAGGGCAAGCTCGGCGGACAGGCCCAAGTGCGTGGTATGTCCGGTTCGTGGAAAGACCTCACGGATTCCGTGAACACGATGGCGTACCGGCTGACGGCTCAGGTGCGTGACATCGCCCTCGTCACGACGGCGGTCGCCAAGGGCGATCTGTCGCGCAAGGTCACCGTGCATGTCGCCGGTGAGATGCTCCAGCTGAAGAACACCGTCAACACGATGGTGGACCAGCTGTCCTCGTTCTCCTCCGAGGTGACCCGGGTCGCCCGTGAGGTGGGTACGGAGGGCGAGCTCGGCGGCCAGGCGATGGTGCCGGGTGTCGCGGGTGTGTGGAAGGACCTCACCGACTCCGTCAACACGATGGCGGGCAATCTCACCTCGCAGGTGCGGGGTATCGCCGAGGTCACCACCGCCGTCGCCAACGGCGACCTGTCGCAGAAGGTCACGGTGAGTGCGCGGGGCGAGGTCGCCCAGCTGGCCGAGACCATCAATCAGATGACCGAGACCCTTCGGACGTTCGCGGACGAAGTGACCCGTGTGGCGAGCGAGGTCGGTGCCGAGGGCCTGCTCGGGGGTCAGGCGCAGGTGCCGGGTGCGGCGGGTACCTGGAAGGACCTGACCGACTCGGTCAACACCGTCTTCCGCAACCTCACGACCCAGGTGCGGGACATCGCGCAGGTGACGACGGCGGTCGCCAACGGTGATCTGTCGCAGAAGGTCACGGTCGACGTCGCGGGCGAGATGCTCGAGCTGAAGAACACCGTCAACACGATGGTCGACCAGCTCCAGTCGTTCGGTTCCGAGGTGACCCGTGTGGCGCGGGAGGTCGGTGTCGAGGGCCGGCTGGGCGGTCAGGCCGAGGTGCCGGGTGCGGCGGGCACCTGGAAGGACCTGACCGACTCGGTGAACACGGCGTTCCGCAACCTGACCGGCCAGGTGCGGGACATCGCGCAGGTGACGACGGCGGTCGCCAACGGTGATCTGTCGCAGAAGGTCACGGTCGACGTCGCGGGCGAGATGCTGGAGCTGAAGAACACCGTCAACACGATGGTGGCGCAGCTGTCCTCGTTCGCCGACCAGGTGACGCGCATGGCCCGGGACGTGGGTACGGAGGGCCGGCTCGGTGGCCAGGCACGGGTCGACGGAGTGTCCGGCACCTGGAAGGAACTCACCGACTCCGTCAACTTCATGGCCGGCAATCTGACCTCGCAGGTGCGTCAGATCGCCCAGGTGACGACCGCCGTGGCGCGCGGTGATCTGTCGCAGAAGATCGACGTGGACGCGCGCGGCGAGATCCTGGAGCTGAAGAACACCATCAACACGATGGTCGACCAGCTGTCGGCGTTCGCCGAGCAGGTGACCCGGGTCGCCCGCGAGGTGGGCACGGACGGGCGGCTCGGCGGCCAGGCGCAGGTACCCGGTGTGGCCGGTGTGTGGCGTGATCTGACGGATTCCGTGAACGGCATGGCCGGGAACCTCACGGCCCAGGTCCGAAACATCGCCCAGGTCGCCACGGCCGTGGCGCGCGGTGATCTGTCGCAGAAGATCGACGTGGACGCGCGCGGCGAGATCCTGGAGCTGAAGAACACCCTCAACACGATGGTGGACCAGCTCTCCAACTTCGCGGAGCAGGTGACCCGGGTGGCCCGCGAGGTGGGCACCGAGGGCATCCTGGGCGGCCAGGCCGAGGTGCAGGGAGTCTCCGGCACCTGGAAGGACCTCACCCAGTCCGTCAACTTCATGGCGAACAACCTGACCAGCCAGGTGCGCAACATCGCCGAGGTGACGACGGCGGTCGCCAAGGGCGATCTGTCGAAGAAGATCACCGTCGACGCCAAGGGCGAGATCCTCGAGCTGGTCACGACCGTCAACACGATGGTGGACCAGCTCTCCAACTTCGCCGACGAGGTCACGCGGGTCGCCCGTGAGGTGGGTACGGAGGGCATCCTGGGCGGCCAGGCCCGGGTGCGCGGTGTCACCGGCATCTGGAAGGACCTCAGCGACAACGTCAACCTGATGGCGAACAACCTGACCAGCCAGGTGCGGAACATCTCCCGGGTGTCCTCCGCGGTCGCCAACGGCGATCTGACGAAGAAGGTGACGGTCGAGGCGCGGGGCGAGGTCGCGGAGCTCGCCGACACCGTGAACACGATGGTGACGACCCTCTCGTCGTTCGCGGCGGAGGTCACGCGGGTGGCCCGTGAGGTGGGTACGGAGGGCATCCTCGGCGGCCAGGCCCGGGTGCCGGGCGTCGCGGGCACCTGGAAGGACCTCACCGAGTCCGTGAACTCGATGGCGTCCAACCTGACCGGTCAGGTGCGCCAGATCGCGACGGTCACCACGGCCATCGCCAAGGGCGATCTCACCAAGAAGATCGACATCGACGCCCGCGGCGAGATCCAGGACCTCAAGGACACCATCAACACGATGGTCGACCAGCTGTCGTCGTTCGCCGAGGAGGTCACGCGGGTGGCCCGTGAGGTGGGTACGGACGGCATGCTCGGCGGCCAGGCGCGTGTCCGGGACGTGGACGGCACCTGGCGGGACCTGACGGAGTCCGTGAACGAGATGGCCGGGAACCTGACCCGGCAGGTGCGCGCGATCGCCGCCGTCGCCACCGCGGTGACCCGCGGCGACCTCAACCTGAAGATCGACGTGGACGCGGCCGGCGAGATCCAGGTCCTGCAGGACAACATCAACACGATGATCGCCAACCTGCGCGACACCACCCTCGCCAACGAGGAGCAGGACTGGCTGAAGGGCAACCTGGCCCGTATCTCCGGTCTGATGCAGGGCCGGCGGGACCTGAACGACGTCGCCTCGCTGATCATGAGCGAGCTGACTCCGGTGGTCTCGGCGCAGCACGGCGCGTTCTTCCTGGCCATGCCCACGGGCGGCGGGGACGAGCTGGGCCCGGGCGGCGAGAGCTCGTACGAGCTGGTGATGCGCGCCAGCTACGGCTACTCGGCCGGGCTGATGCCCACGTCGTTCCGGCCGGGGGAGACCCTGATCGGCACGGCGGCCGAGGAGAAGCGGACGATCCAGGTCAACGTCCCGCCGGGGTACCTGAAGATCTCGTCGGGGCTCGGTGAGGCGTCGCCGGCGCATGTGATCGTGCTGCCGGTGCTGTTCGAGGGGAAGGTGCTCGGTGTGATCGAGCTGGCGTCGTTCCAGCCGTTCACCCAGATCCAGCGCGACTTCCTGAACCAGATCGCCGAGATGATCGCGACCAGTGTCAACACCATCAGCGTCAACACCAAGACCGAGGTGCTGCTCAAGCAGTCGCAGGAGCTGACCGAGCAGCTGCGGGAACGCTCGGAGGAGCTGGAGAACCGGCAGAAGGCGCTGCAGTCCTCCAACGCCGAGCTGGAGGAGAAGGCCGAGCTGCTGGCCCAGCAGAACCGCGACATCGAGGTGAAGAACACCGAGATCGAGGAGGCGCGGCAGGTGCTGGAGGAGCGTGCCGAGCAGCTGGCGGTCTCCATGCGCTACAAGTCCGAGTTCCTGGCGAACATGTCGCACGAGCTGCGGACACCGCTCAACTCCCTGCTGATCCTGGCCAAGTTGCTGGCGGACAACGCGGACACCAACCTCACCCCGAAGCAGGTCGAGTTCGCGGAGACGATCCACGGGGCGGGTTCGGATCTGCTGCAGCTCATCAACGACATCCTCGATCTGTCGAAGGTCGAGGCGGGCAAGATGGACGTCAGTCCGACCCGTATCGCCCTGGTGCAGCTGGTGGACTACGTGGAGGCGACGTTCAGGCCGCTCACGGCGGAGAAGGGGCTCGACTTCTCGGTCCGCGTCTCACCGGAGCTGCCCGCGACGCTCCACACGGACGAGCAGCGGCTGCTGCAGGTGCTGCGCAATCTGCTGTCGAACGCGGTGAAGTTCACCGACACGGGCGCGGTGGAACTGGTGATCCGGCCGGCGAACGCCGATGTGCCGCAGTCGATCCGCGAGCAGCTGCTGGAGGCGGGTTCGCTGCGCGACGCGGACGGTGATCTGATCGCCTTCTCGGTCACCGACACCGGAATCGGGATCGCCGCGAGCAAGATGCGGGTGATCTTCGAGGCGTTCAAGCAGGCCGACGGCACGACCAGCCGCAAGTACGGCGGCACGGGCCTGGGGCTGTCGATCAGCCGGGAGATCGCGCGCCTGCTCGGCGGGGAGATCCACGCGGCGAGCGAGCCGGGCCGCGGCTCGACGTTCACGCTGTACCTGCCGCTGCACCCCAGCGAGCTGCCGCCGCAGGGCTACCCGCAGCTCGTGCCCGGCTCCGAGACGCCGGCGCCCGCGATGGACGACGTGTCGGCGGACGAGCTGCCGCAGGAGTCGTCGGCGGGGGAGGCGAACAACGCGCCCGGGACGCTCTTCCGGCGCCGCCGCAAGGCGCTGGGGGCCACGGACCTGCGGCACGCGCTGCCGGGGCAGCCCACGGCCGCGTCGGGCTCCCCGCAGGAGTCCTGGACGGGGCAGTCCCCGCAGGAGCCGGGTCCGGAGCCGCGCCGCACCTACGAGTTCCACAGCGAGAAGGTGCTGATCGTCGACGACGACATCCGCAACGTGTTCGCGCTCACGAGTGTGCTGGAGCAGCACGGACTGTCCGTGCTGTACGCGGAGAACGGGCGGGAGGGGATCGAAGTCCTGGAGCAGCACGACGATGTGACGGTCGTACTGATGGACATCATGATGCCCGAGATGGACGGCTACGCCACGACGACGGCGATCCGGAGGATGCCGCAGTTCGCCGGACTGCCGATCATCGCGCTCACGGCGAAGGCGATGAAGGGCGACCGGGAGAAGGCGATCGAATCGGGCGCCTCCGACTACGTCACCAAGCCGGTCGACCCCGATCACCTTCTGTCGGTCATGGAGCAGTGGATGCGCGGAAAGTGA
- a CDS encoding response regulator yields the protein MVQKAKILLVDDRPENLLALEAILSALDQTLVRASSGEEALKALLTDDFAVILLDVQMPGMDGFETAAHIKRRERTRDIPIIFLTAINHGPHHTFRGYAAGAVDYISKPFDPWVLRAKVSVFVELYMKNCQLREQAALLRLQLEGGGHGAGESKEPAGLLAELSARLAAVEEQAEALSKQLDDESADAAAVATAAHLERKLTGLRRALDALEPGASAGSPTLPSQS from the coding sequence ATGGTGCAGAAGGCCAAGATCCTCCTGGTCGATGACCGGCCGGAGAATCTGCTGGCGCTGGAGGCCATCCTCTCTGCGCTCGATCAGACGCTGGTACGGGCATCGTCAGGGGAGGAAGCGCTCAAAGCGCTGCTGACGGACGATTTCGCGGTCATTCTGCTGGACGTCCAGATGCCGGGAATGGACGGATTCGAGACCGCTGCGCACATCAAGCGCCGCGAACGCACCAGAGACATCCCGATCATCTTCCTGACCGCGATCAACCACGGCCCGCACCACACCTTCCGCGGGTACGCCGCAGGCGCGGTGGACTACATCTCCAAGCCGTTCGACCCCTGGGTGCTCCGGGCGAAGGTCTCCGTCTTCGTCGAGCTCTACATGAAGAACTGCCAGCTGCGCGAGCAGGCGGCCCTGCTCCGGCTGCAGCTGGAGGGCGGCGGTCACGGTGCGGGCGAGTCCAAGGAGCCGGCCGGCCTCCTCGCCGAACTGTCCGCGCGGCTCGCGGCAGTTGAGGAGCAGGCCGAGGCGCTCTCCAAGCAGCTCGACGACGAGTCCGCGGACGCCGCGGCCGTCGCCACCGCGGCCCACCTCGAGCGCAAACTCACCGGACTGCGCAGGGCGCTGGACGCTCTGGAGCCCGGCGCGAGTGCCGGTTCGCCCACGCTTCCCTCCCAGAGCTGA